From one Coffea eugenioides isolate CCC68of chromosome 11, Ceug_1.0, whole genome shotgun sequence genomic stretch:
- the LOC113753026 gene encoding alpha-xylosidase 1-like, whose protein sequence is MLFSHSSFFCSILPLFLVILLSIARVDVVSTVPTKIGQGYSLISVEESPDGGIVGLLQVKQKNNVYGPDIPYLQLYVKHETDNRLRVHITDAQKERWEVPYDLIPREKPAALKKAIAWSRKNQNSVLMASSEYESNELIFAFTTDPFSFAVKRKSDGQTLFNSSSDESDPYSPLVFKDQYLEISTKLPLDASLYGLGENTQPRGIKLYPGDPYTLFTTDVAAINLNTDLYGSHPVYMDLRNVNREAFAHAVLLLNSNGMDVFYAGTSLTYKVIGGVLDFYFFSGPTPLDVVDQYTSFIGRPAPMPYWAFGFHQCRWGYHNLSVVEDVVENYQKAKIPLDVIWNDDDHMDGHKDFTLNPVNYPRPKLLAFLEKIHARGMKYVVIIDPGIGVNNSYGVYQRGLAKDVFIKYQGKPFLGQVWPGAVNFPDYLNPKTVDWWIDEIRRFHELVPVDGLWIDMNEVSNFCNGLCTIPKDKQCPSGTGPGWICCLDCKNLTLTNWDDPPYKINASGIKALPGYKTIAMSAVHYKGILEYNAHSLYGFTETIATHTGLQGLEGKRPFILSRSTYVGSGHYAAHWTGDNKGTWEDLRYSISTVLNFGLFGVPMVGSDICGFYPAPTEELCNRWIEVGAFYPFSRDHANFASPRQELYQWDSVAKSARNALGMRYKLLPHLYTLSYEAHINGAPIARPLFFSFPTITELYGLSTQFLVGSSIMVSPVLEPNKTEVKILFPPGTWYSLFDMTQVIVSEKPHNRTLDAPLNVINVHLYQNAIIPMQQGGLISKEARMTPFSLVVAFPAGATTGEAKGKLFLDDDELPEMKLGNGYSTYIEFYATTGNATVKVWSDVQEGKFALDKGWIIEKITLLGMDTIQGKSFAIEVDGNPISDLSKIEFSETMQNYPMKLGEEGDKRTSVVVEVKGLELPLGKKFTVSWQMGIIS, encoded by the exons ATGTTGTTCTCTCATTCTTCATTCTTTTGTTCCATTTTGCCTCTTTTTCTTGTGATCCTATTATCCATTGCTAGAGTTGATGTAGTCTCAACTGTTCCAACTAAAATCGGCCAAGGCTATAGTTTGATTTCTGTAGAAGAGTCCCCTGATGGAGGTATAGTAGGCCTGCTCCAAGTTAAGCAGAAAAACAATGTCTATGGACCTGATATTCCTTATCTGCAGCTCTATGTAAA GCATGAAACAGATAACCGTTTGAGGGTTCACATAACTGATGCacaaaaagaaagatgggaAGTTCCATACGATTTGATACCAAGAGAAAAGCCAGCAGCACTGAAGAAAGCCATAGCTTGGTCAAGAAAGAACCAGAATTCAGTCCTTATGGCATCATCAGAATATGAAAGCAATGAGCTCATATTCGCCTTTACTACTGACCCTTTTAGTTTTGCTGTCAAAAGAAAATCAGATGGTCAGACCCTTTTCAATTCTAGCTCTGATGAATCAGACCCTTATAGTCCATTGGTCTTTAAAGATCAGTATCTTGAGATTTCAACCAAACTGCCACTAGATGCTTCGTTGTATGGTTTGGGGGAGAATACGCAGCCCCGTGGAATCAAACTGTATCCTGGTGATCCTTACACCCTGTTCACCACTGATGTAGCAGCCATTAATCTCAACACTGATTTATATGGGTCCCACCCGGTGTACATGGACCTGAGGAATGTGAATAGGGAGGCTTTTGCCCATGCTGTTCTACTGTTGAATAGTAATGGGATGGATGTTTTCTACGCGGGGACTTCTCTGACATACAAGGTCATTGGGGGCGTTCTGGACTTTTACTTCTTCTCTGGTCCTACTCCTTTGGATGTTGTTGATCAGTACACTTCCTTCATTGGTCGCCCTGCTCCAATGCCCTACTGGGCTTTTG GTTTCCATCAATGCAGATGGGGTTACCATAACCTATCAGTTGTTGAAGATGTTGTTGAGAACTACCAGAAGGCCAAAATTCCACTTGATGTGATCTGGAATGATGATGATCACATGGATGGACACAAGGATTTCACTCTCAACCCTGTAAATTATCCTCGTCCAAAGCTACTGGCGTTCTTGGAGAAAATTCATGCCAGGGGCATGAAGTACGTTGTGATCATAGATCCTGGAATTGGAGTAAACAACAGCTATGGTGTCTACCAAAGAGGTCTAGCTAAGGATGTCTTCATCAAGTACCAGGGGAAGCCTTTCCTAGGCCAAGTCTGGCCTGGAGCTGTTAACTTCCCTGACTACCTGAACCCCAAGACGGTTGATTGGTGGATTGATGAAATTCGTCGATTCCATGAACTTGTTCCCGTTGATGGCCTCTGGATTGACATGAATGAAGTTTCCAATTTCTGTAATGGTCTCTGTACAATTCCGAAGGACAAGCAATGTCCCTCTGGAACTGGACCAGGTTGGATATGCTGCCTAGACTGCAAGAACCTTACGCTGACAAATTGGGATGATCCACCTTACAAAATAAATGCTTCTGGAATAAAAGCATTACCAGGATACAAAACAATAGCCATGAGCGCAGTGCATTATAAAGGCATATTGGAGTATAATGCACACAGCTTGTATGGTTTTACAGAAACAATTGCAACTCACACTGGTCTGCAAGGGCTTGAGGGAAAGCGCCCATTTATCTTGTCCCGCTCCACATATGTCGGTTCAGGCCATTATGCTGCACATTGGACAGGGGATAACAAGGGAACTTGGGAAGATCTGAGATATTCAATTTCAACAGTGCTAAATTTCGGTTTATTTGGTGTTCCAATGGTAGGCTCAGATATATGTGGATTTTATCCAGCTCCGACAGAAGAGCTTTGCAATCGTTGGATCGAAGTAGGTGCTTTCTACCCCTTCTCAAGGGATCATGCAAACTTCGCTTCTCCTAGGCAGGAGCTTTATCAGTGGGATTCGGTAGCTAAATCAGCTAGAAATGCTCTTGGTATGAGATATAAGCTGCTTCCCCACCTTTATACACTGAGCTATGAAGCTCACATCAATGGAGCTCCAATTGCTCGACCACTGTTCTTCTCCTTTCCAACAATCACTGAACTTTATGGATTGAGCACACAATTCTTGGTAGGAAGCAGCATCATGGTTTCTCCAGTGCTAGAGCCTAATAAAACCGAGGTCAAAATTCTCTTTCCCCCGGGGACTTGGTACAGCTTGTTCGATATGACACAGGTCATTGTGTCCGAAAAACCTCACAACCGTACATTGGATGCTCCTTTGAATGTTATCAATGTGCATTTGTACCAGAATGCCATAATACCAATGCAGCAGGGTGGATTGATATCTAAAGAAGCAAGGATGACTCCTTTTTCCCTTGTCGTGGCATTTCCGGCAGGGGCAACCACAGGAGAAGCAAAAGGGAAACTGTTCCTTGATGATGATGAGCTGCCAGAGATGAAACTTGGCAATGGATACTCAACATACATTGAATTCTATGCAACAACCGGAAATGCAACAGTAAAGGTATGGTCAGATGTTCAAGAGGGCAAGTTTGCATTGGATAAAGGTTGGATCATTGAAAAAATTACACTGCTAGGAATGGATACAATTCAAGGCAAATCATTTGCAATTGAAGTGGATGGAAATCCCATTTCTGATCTCTCCAAAATTGAATTTAGTGAGACGATGCAAAATTATCCTATGAAGTTGGGAGAAGAGGGAGACAAGAGGACTAGTGTGGTGGTTGAGGTTAAAGGATTGGAATTGCCTCTTGGTAAGAAGTTCACTGTGTCCTGGCAAATGGGAATTATAAGCTGA
- the LOC113752591 gene encoding TOM1-like protein 6, with protein MYQRSGVGFPQRSLDTAPIFTPPMTHPTPRHPQPGYGMPSNSSTRLDEAMAAEMENLSLSNIGSMRDVLDLLADMLQAVNPSDHSAVKDEVILDLVEQCRSNQKKLMQMLTTTGDEELLAQGLELNDNLQNVLAKHDAIASGLPLPVELTNHNLQLNDKHHSSIKQDNAVKGSETTNGNPSPVPRIQIDEDDEEEDDFAQLARRHSKINISATPASTMRGSDGGTLSNSDMRAQEASSTLGMSDALVLADPPAPARTTKEQDVIDLLSITLSTSMSPPPPQASTSLKQNLHEGTALSSGDDNSSVSRAYNQSQSVNSYITPWAQPQAQPQRQFEPQPQQQQLAQESQMPQPKYHSQFYSQRDPQSQFRPQAQPTLDQYSTGYPPPPWAATPGYFSNPNPLSRSPYAYSTVQATSSISSQGTRTSQHTSMTPVSGSNVSATNGDARLGPGGHKPFIPSYRLFEDLNVLGNADGRFKMTSNSTPLSGTNGHGMARGGK; from the exons ATGTATCAGCGTTCCGGTGTGGGCTTTCCCCAGCGATCATTAGATACAGCTCCTATATTTACACCTCCTATGACGCATCCAACACCACGACATCCACAGCCTGGCTATGGAATGCCAAGCAATTCCTCTACTAGGCTTGATGAAGCCATGGCtgcagaaatggaaaatttaAG TTTGTCAAACATAGGGTCTATGCGCGATGTTCTGGATCTCTTAGCTGACATGCTTCAAGCTGTCAATCCAAGTGATCACTCG GCTGTAAAAGATGAAGTGATACTTGATCTTGTTGAGCAATGTCGTTCCAACCAGAAGAAATTGATGCAGATGTTGACTACTACAgg GGATGAAGAACTTCTAGCTCAGGGCCTGGAGTTAAATGATAACCTCCAAAATGTGCTAGCAAAACATGATGCTATAGCATCTGGTTTACCTCTGCCAGTTGAATTGACAAATCACAACCTCCAATTGAATGACAAACATCATTCTAGCATCAAACAAGATAATGCTGTAAAAGGGAGTGAAACAACTAATGGTAACCCTTCACCAGTTCCCAGGATTCAgattgatgaagatgatgaagaggaagatgacTTCGCACAGCTGGCACGAAG GCACTCAAAAATAAACATATCTGCTACTCCGGCTTCAACCATGCGAGGCAGTGATGGTGGCACTCTAAGTAACAGCGATATGAGAGCTCAGGAAGCATCTTCCACCCTGGGCATGAGCGATGCTTTAGTTCTTGCTGATCCACCAGCACCAGCTAGAACTACAAAAGAGCAAGATGTGATAGACCTCTTGAGCATTACGCTGTCAACTAGTATGTCACCCCCCCCGCCTCAGGCATCTACTTCCTTAAAGCAAAACCTACACGAGGGGACTGCACTGAGCTCCGGAGATGACAACTCTTCTGTGTCTCGTGCTTATAACCAATCCCAGTCCGTCAATAGTTACATTACTCCTTGGGCTCAACCTCAAGCTCAGCCTCAACGACAGTTTGAACCGCAGCCGCAACAGCAACAATTAGCACAGGAGTCTCAAATGCCGCAGCCTAAGTATCATTCTCAATTTTATAGCCAACGTGATCCTCAATCACAGTTTAGGCCCCAAGCTCAACCAACGCTTGACCAATACTCTACTGGCTACCCTCCACCACCATGGGCCGCCACACCTGGTTACTTTAGCAACCCGAATCCTTTGTCTAGATCTCCTTATGCATATTCAACAGTTCAAGCCACATCATCCATCTCTTCACAAGGAACCAGAACTTCACAGCATACGAGCATGACACCTGTAAGTGGAAGCAATGTGTCAGCTACAAATGGAGATGCACGGCTTGGTCCTGGGGGACACAAGCCCTTTATTCCATCATATAGACTGTTTGAAGATCTTAATGTTCTTGGAAACGCTGACGGGAGATTTAAGATGACAAGCAATTCAACTCCTCTATCTGGAACTAACGGCCATGGCATGGCCAGGGGAGGAAAATGA